In Palaemon carinicauda isolate YSFRI2023 chromosome 21, ASM3689809v2, whole genome shotgun sequence, the following proteins share a genomic window:
- the LOC137615106 gene encoding platelet glycoprotein Ib alpha chain-like — protein MYLTPTTSPVSNNPTPPKNYQHHLHNLIHSRQPHFPGNLSLSPHNFTHTPYNPTSPKSYPVHPQPHPYTPNPTSPETLHPYNLTCTSTTPLPWKPFTSTTSPVPPQPHFPGNPSPLQPHPYLHNPTSLETLHLYNLTCTSTTQLP, from the coding sequence ATGTATTTAACCCCTACAACCTCACCCGTATCTAACAACCCCACTCCCCCAAAAAACTATCAACATCACCTCCACAACCTCATCCATTCACGACAACCCCACTTCCCTGGAAACCTATCCCTTTCACCCCACAACTTCACCCATACCCCCTACAACCCCACTTCCCCGAAATCCTATCCCGTTCACCCACAACCTCACCCGTATACCCCCAACCCCACTTCCCCGGAAACACTTCATCCCTACAACCTCACCTGTACCTCCACAACCCCACTTCCCTGGAAACCCTTCACCTCTACAACCTCACCCGTACCTCCACAACCCCACTTCCCTGGAAACCCTTCACCTCTACAACCTCACCCGTACCTCCACAACCCCACTTCCCTGGAAACCCTTCACCTCTACAACCTCACCTGTACCTCCACAACCCAACTTCCCTGA